The Schistocerca gregaria isolate iqSchGreg1 chromosome 2, iqSchGreg1.2, whole genome shotgun sequence genome contains the following window.
agatccggagatcttgctggccagggtagttgacttacaccttctagagcacgttgggtggcacgggatacatgcggacgtgcattgtcctgttggaacagcaagttcccttgccggtctaggaatggtagaacgatgggttcgatgacggtttggatgtaccgtgcactattcagtgtcccctcgacgatcaccagaggtgtacggcaagtgtaggagatcgctccccacaccatgatgccggatgttggccctgtgtgcctcggtcgtatgcagtcctgattgtggcgctcacctgcacggcgccaaacacgcatacgaccatcattggcaccaaggcagaagcgactctcatcgctgaagacgacacgtctccattcgtccctccattcacgcctgtcgcgacaccactggaggcgggctgcacgatgttggggcgtgagcggaagacggcctaacggtgtgcgggaccgtagcccagcttcatggagacggttgcgaatggtcctcgccgataccccaggagcaacagtgtctctaatttgctgggaagcggcggtgcggtcccctacggcactgcgtaggatcctacggtcttggcgtgcatccgtgcgtcgctgcggtccggtcccaggtcgacgggcacgtgcaccttccgccgaccactggcgacaacatcgatgtactgtggagacctcacgccccacgtgttgagcaattcggcggtacgtccacccggcctcccgcatgcccactatacgccctcgctcaaagtccgtcaactgcacatacggttcacgtccacgctgtcgcggcatgctaccagtgttaaagactgcgatggagctccgtataccacggcaaactggctgacactggcggcggcggtgcacaaatgctgcgcagctagcgccattcgacggccaacaccgcggttcctggtgtgtccgctgtgccgtgcgtgtgatcattgcttgtacagccctctcgcagtgtccgcagcaagtatggtgggtctgacacaccggtgtcaatgtgttcttttttccatttccaggagtgtagtatttgaaATCTGGCCATTTTAATGTGTCAAAACATGACAGAAATCACACAGTTTTAGAAACTTTATAAATTAAATCTTGTCAAAGAATCTTTAATTTTTGACTTTACCGTAATTTGTTAGGTAGAATGAAATACCAGAAAATAGCGAAATTGTAACATCAGGGTTAAAATTTTCTATTGGTAGTTTTCATGCAGATCGACCAGCTACAAACTTTACTGAAGTTGCATCCAAGGAAGAATGGCTGTAAATATGAACGATATCCTTTATTTTTATCGCCTTTCTGTTCATTTCAGAGAGAGTACGTGCAGCTGCATGGATGGTTCACCTACGAAGGCTTCGGGAAGCATCGGACTTGAAACTTCGTAATGATTACATCAAGCTGCTTCTGTTTGCTATGCATAGTCGATGTCTCATCGGTCCATTTTCTCAGCCACCTCAGAAGGACAAAGGCTTAGAGCATTTTCCCCTAAATTTCACAGTAAGTTTACCATACTTTGTTGTCTGATTTTATGTGTAACAGTGAACTCTTGTAAGGAAATTAATCGATGTCGCAGTTTCCAGACATGATGAGACGTCTGATAGAAGAGAGTAATGCTCAGTCAATGAGAAACTGCCAATTTCAACATGAAGATCAGTCGTCTTTGGCTTCAGGAAATTGCAGACTAGAAGTTAAGGTTTGGAAATCATTTGTGTTTAGTATCTCAGTTTACAAATGcactgaaaaattataaatgattctTTTCGCAGGTACAAGAAAACTCAGAAGGCAATATGTCACTACCTAAAATGTCACTGACACAAACTCAGTCTTGTAGGCGTACTTTTGGGGATAAAATTACACCTGCAGATCAGAACGAGAGCTTTGTTGCTGAGCCTACTGCCAGTTGGGTATCAGGATTAACTTCAGCCAGTAGTAAACTTTCTCCAGATCTTAAAGTGGAGAACGTAATTAAACTACAGAATGAAAACAGAAAGGAATGTCAATCCATTATTGGAGATGCAGCTATAAAAAAAGAAGAGGGCATGAAATCGACAGTGGATTCATACCATGAACTACAACATATGCACGAGACTGGTGTGTCACTTTGCCATTCTTGTCGGCGAATTAGCTTAAATAGTACTTCATCAACATACGGAGGAAAAGTAGATCATAGACAGGAGATATGCAGCAGTGAATTGCATGTGAAGGACCAAACACCAAGAAATTCAAATATAGAAGATGAGATAAATGTAGCACATTGCACTAatgaaaataatagaaacaatGAAACACATATTCCGTTTAAGTACTCAGATAATTCTCATTACCAGCacagtcaccatcatcatcaccacagACCACCAGTTTGTTGTAGTAATGACCAGAATAAATCAGCTCTAGATATGGAAATTACAGGAAGAAAATATATTGGTGGAATGTTTCTTCAGATGCCAACGAATGGAGGAATGACGACATATGCTAAACAAGATTCTTCTGTTAATTGTGGACACTCTTGTTTCAGCACTGACTTCAGTGAGGCTAGAAGAAAGCAACAGAGTAGCCATTGCCAGTTAAAAGAAAATGGTCACAATAATTTGAGAACTAATCCATTAATGCTGAATTTTCAAACAGATTATGAC
Protein-coding sequences here:
- the LOC126334762 gene encoding uncharacterized protein LOC126334762; protein product: MSDSSVENNEFQFYLLLVRQCIFQLPEEDERVRAAAWMVHLRRLREASDLKLRNDYIKLLLFAMHSRCLIGPFSQPPQKDKGLEHFPLNFTFPDMMRRLIEESNAQSMRNCQFQHEDQSSLASGNCRLEVKVQENSEGNMSLPKMSLTQTQSCRRTFGDKITPADQNESFVAEPTASWVSGLTSASSKLSPDLKVENVIKLQNENRKECQSIIGDAAIKKEEGMKSTVDSYHELQHMHETGVSLCHSCRRISLNSTSSTYGGKVDHRQEICSSELHVKDQTPRNSNIEDEINVAHCTNENNRNNETHIPFKYSDNSHYQHSHHHHHHRPPVCCSNDQNKSALDMEITGRKYIGGMFLQMPTNGGMTTYAKQDSSVNCGHSCFSTDFSEARRKQQSSHCQLKENGHNNLRTNPLMLNFQTDYDRTRTHVSDRQVRENCMCFHSMSPKTGNMHRPLVFNRKSNAEYRSGAETEEQNIPSDEVMKKDNVKRSYIASVSGNGNDDNTTENSVQHKSVTYDSGSVHTRRIKDCSYMEDPKRTTEEQLFVASELELPFHVTDELGTNETSIRQGKSAQEMHLQGPSKQIYHSHTETQENTSSGRRHPYSAEDIPTNMIPKAKSSEFNVATFRASLSADLEAYSTGYAAGYSAGYAAGIAAALHSPPKHLYSVLH